The Lactobacillus sp. ESL0680 genome has a segment encoding these proteins:
- the pyk gene encoding pyruvate kinase — translation MKKTKIVSTLGPASNDIETITALAKAGANVFRFNFSHGDHAEHLSRMKMVRQVEKETGLVLGICLDTKGAEIRTTDQEGGKFTINTGDVIRVSMDDSQEGNKNKIHVTYEGLFDDTHIGGHVLIDDGLVDLLITDKDDEHRELVCEAQNTGVIGSKKGVNAPGVEIRLPGITEKDADDIKFGLKHGINFIAASFARKAQDILDIRKLCEDAGCDYVKIYPKIESQEGIDNVDEILQVSDGLMVARGDMGVEIPFIDVPFVQKDLIRRANALGKPVITATQMLDSMQENPRPTRAEVSDVANAVLDGTDATMLSGESANGLYPVKAVKAMAEIDERTEEQLLKRNTLALQRFEEYKGSNVTEAIGESVVRTAQELGVKTIITATNSGYTARMISKYRPNADILALTFDEKIEHSLGITWGVQPMLTEKPTSTDDMFTVAAKVAKEQGYVKDGDLVIIVAGVPVGDSGTTNLMKLQIIGNKLAQGLGVGNGSVVGKTVVANSAEEANSKVKEGDILVAKTTDPDYMPAIKKASGLVVEASGLTSHAAVVGLSLGIPVVVGVTDATEKIASGITITVDARRGAIYQGEISNL, via the coding sequence ATGAAGAAAACTAAAATTGTTAGTACGTTAGGGCCAGCTTCAAATGATATTGAAACAATCACAGCTTTAGCTAAAGCTGGTGCGAATGTATTCCGGTTTAACTTCTCGCACGGTGACCATGCAGAACACCTTTCACGGATGAAGATGGTTCGTCAAGTTGAAAAAGAAACTGGCTTAGTACTTGGTATTTGTTTGGATACTAAGGGTGCTGAAATCAGAACCACTGACCAAGAAGGCGGCAAATTCACCATTAATACTGGTGATGTTATCCGTGTTTCAATGGATGATTCCCAAGAAGGTAATAAGAACAAGATTCATGTTACTTATGAAGGTCTTTTCGATGATACTCATATTGGCGGCCACGTTTTAATTGATGATGGTTTAGTTGACTTATTGATTACCGATAAGGATGATGAACATCGCGAATTAGTCTGTGAAGCACAAAATACTGGTGTAATCGGCTCAAAGAAGGGTGTTAACGCACCTGGCGTTGAAATTCGGCTTCCAGGAATTACTGAAAAAGACGCTGACGATATTAAATTCGGTTTAAAGCATGGCATTAACTTCATCGCTGCTTCTTTTGCTCGTAAGGCTCAAGACATCTTAGATATTCGTAAATTATGTGAAGATGCTGGTTGTGACTACGTCAAGATTTATCCTAAGATTGAATCTCAAGAAGGTATCGACAATGTCGATGAAATTTTACAAGTTTCAGACGGTTTAATGGTTGCTCGTGGCGACATGGGTGTTGAAATTCCATTTATCGATGTTCCATTTGTTCAAAAAGATTTGATTAGACGTGCTAATGCACTTGGTAAGCCAGTTATTACTGCTACCCAAATGCTTGACTCGATGCAAGAAAACCCACGTCCAACTCGTGCTGAAGTTTCAGACGTAGCTAACGCTGTTCTTGATGGTACTGATGCTACCATGCTTTCTGGTGAATCTGCTAATGGTCTTTACCCAGTTAAAGCCGTTAAGGCAATGGCAGAAATTGATGAAAGAACCGAAGAACAATTACTTAAGCGTAATACTTTGGCTTTGCAACGTTTTGAAGAATACAAGGGTTCAAACGTAACTGAAGCAATCGGTGAATCAGTTGTTCGTACTGCTCAAGAATTGGGCGTTAAGACAATTATTACTGCAACCAACTCAGGCTATACTGCTAGAATGATTTCTAAGTACCGGCCAAACGCTGATATTTTAGCTTTAACCTTTGATGAAAAGATTGAACACTCATTAGGCATTACTTGGGGTGTTCAACCAATGTTGACTGAAAAGCCAACATCAACTGACGATATGTTTACAGTAGCTGCTAAAGTTGCCAAGGAACAAGGTTACGTTAAAGATGGTGACTTGGTAATTATCGTTGCTGGTGTTCCAGTTGGTGATTCAGGTACAACTAACTTGATGAAACTGCAAATTATCGGTAACAAGTTAGCTCAAGGCTTAGGTGTTGGTAATGGCTCTGTTGTTGGTAAGACAGTTGTCGCAAACAGTGCCGAAGAAGCTAACAGCAAGGTTAAGGAAGGCGACATTTTAGTTGCTAAGACTACAGATCCTGATTACATGCCAGCAATTAAGAAGGCATCTGGTTTAGTAGTTGAAGCATCTGGTTTGACTTCACACGCTGCTGTTGTTGGTCTGTCACTTGGCATTCCAGTTGTTGTTGGGGTTACTGATGCAACGGAAAAGATTGCCAGTGGTATCACCATTACGGTTGATGCACGTCGTGGTGCCATTTACCAAGGTGAAATTTCTAACCTGTAA
- the scpB gene encoding SMC-Scp complex subunit ScpB, which yields MPSKIAQLEALLYVAGDNGIADDNLCELLAVGQAALRELTKDLADKLQENPDSGLQLLHINQNYKLTTRPEVAKTVEGYFQKDLTKTLSQSALEILAIVAYRQPITRVEIDDIRGVNSSGALQTLIWRGLVRINGKKEAPGHPNLYVTSDYFLQYFGYQSLADLPLIEDFEDDSINADGEIDLFAAKGQADKNLASMQKGEK from the coding sequence ATGCCAAGTAAGATTGCGCAATTAGAAGCTTTGCTGTATGTGGCAGGCGATAACGGGATTGCTGATGATAATTTATGTGAATTATTAGCGGTAGGTCAGGCAGCTTTACGCGAATTAACTAAAGATTTAGCTGATAAGCTGCAGGAGAATCCTGATTCGGGGCTGCAATTGTTACATATCAACCAAAATTACAAGTTAACAACCCGTCCTGAGGTTGCCAAGACGGTCGAGGGTTATTTTCAAAAAGATTTAACTAAGACATTAAGTCAATCGGCTTTGGAGATTTTGGCGATTGTTGCTTATCGCCAGCCAATCACTCGGGTTGAAATTGATGATATTCGCGGAGTTAATTCGTCTGGTGCATTGCAAACTTTAATTTGGCGCGGATTGGTTAGGATTAACGGGAAAAAAGAAGCACCGGGGCATCCTAACTTATATGTCACTAGCGACTACTTTCTGCAATATTTTGGTTACCAAAGTTTAGCAGATTTGCCATTAATTGAAGATTTTGAAGATGATAGTATTAATGCGGATGGCGAAATAGATTTATTTGCGGCTAAGGGTCAGGCTGACAAGAACTTGGCTAGCATGCAAAAGGGAGAAAAATAA
- a CDS encoding reductase gives MLIECKSDKEKVAMGLLSYLPDFKNLANLKEEINLNKTSSEFQLYLYRGDEANFVGVIGTQNDANFIIIRYLSFAPDYRNAKCESAAVRELAATNPKKKVTALPEWTYLLKYLIEDKHHE, from the coding sequence ATGTTAATTGAATGTAAAAGTGACAAAGAAAAGGTTGCAATGGGCCTCTTGTCTTACTTACCAGATTTTAAAAATCTTGCCAATTTAAAAGAAGAAATAAATTTGAATAAGACTAGTTCGGAGTTTCAGCTTTACCTATATCGCGGAGATGAGGCTAACTTTGTGGGGGTTATTGGCACGCAAAATGATGCTAATTTTATTATTATTCGTTATCTGTCATTTGCGCCGGATTATCGTAATGCGAAGTGCGAATCTGCGGCCGTTCGCGAATTAGCAGCCACGAACCCGAAGAAGAAGGTAACGGCTTTGCCTGAATGGACCTACTTACTTAAATACTTAATAGAAGATAAACATCATGAGTGA
- the pfkA gene encoding 6-phosphofructokinase: MKRIGILTSGGDAPGMNAAIRSVTKTAIHNGLSVVGIRYGFAGLVAGDFIPLTAEDVDHKISLGGTFLYSARYPEFAQQEVQQKGVEQLKKHGIDTVIVIGGDGSYHGALALTRLGINSIGLPGTIDNDIPYTDYTIGLDTACTTAMQAIDKIRDTASSHHRVFIVNVMGRDCGDIAMRVGLASGADAIVIPEREYDVQKIAETLKRGFADGKDHGIVVLAEGVMNANDFKTELLKYGNFDVRANIIGHMQRGGSPSVVDRINATKMGNYAVKLLLDGQGGLAVGMENNELSTHNILDLFDEKHHSDETLLDINEEMTK, from the coding sequence ATGAAACGAATTGGTATTTTAACCAGTGGCGGGGATGCTCCTGGAATGAACGCGGCTATTAGGTCTGTAACTAAGACCGCGATTCATAATGGACTCAGCGTCGTTGGTATTCGTTATGGTTTTGCTGGGTTAGTTGCGGGTGATTTTATTCCGCTTACTGCGGAAGATGTTGACCACAAAATAAGTTTAGGTGGCACATTCCTTTATAGTGCTCGCTACCCTGAATTTGCACAACAGGAAGTGCAACAAAAGGGTGTTGAGCAGCTAAAAAAGCATGGAATTGATACTGTTATCGTTATCGGCGGTGACGGTTCATATCATGGTGCATTAGCCTTAACTCGTCTCGGTATTAATTCAATTGGTCTTCCGGGAACAATTGATAACGATATTCCGTACACTGATTATACGATCGGTTTAGATACCGCATGTACAACTGCGATGCAAGCAATCGACAAGATTCGCGACACTGCTAGCAGCCACCACCGTGTGTTCATTGTTAATGTGATGGGCCGCGATTGTGGCGATATTGCGATGCGTGTTGGCTTAGCCAGTGGTGCTGATGCAATTGTGATTCCTGAACGTGAATATGATGTTCAGAAGATTGCTGAAACACTCAAGCGCGGTTTTGCAGACGGTAAAGACCATGGTATTGTTGTGTTAGCTGAGGGCGTAATGAATGCCAATGACTTTAAGACTGAACTCTTAAAGTATGGTAATTTTGATGTTCGAGCTAATATTATTGGTCATATGCAACGTGGTGGTTCGCCAAGCGTTGTTGACCGAATTAATGCCACAAAGATGGGCAATTATGCGGTTAAGTTACTTCTTGATGGTCAAGGCGGTTTAGCTGTCGGCATGGAGAATAACGAATTAAGTACGCATAACATCCTTGATTTGTTTGATGAAAAACACCACAGTGATGAAACACTGCTAGATATAAATGAAGAAATGACTAAGTAA
- the xerD gene encoding site-specific tyrosine recombinase XerD produces the protein MTKMSKLQEQIEDYLRYSQIERGLSANTITAYRQDLTEFLAFLTQENFTSWPTKALDIDAFLAQQRDLNKATSSISRMISSLRKFYQWLARQNIQKLNPMLEIDPPKKEQRLPVALTVDEVESLLAQPDVHQKLGLRDRALLETLYATGIRVSELINLKFDDLHEELKLLKVLGKGSKERLIPISTVAISWIESYQTKVREPLLLKTGKANDYIFLNNRGGSLTRQAVWQIIKRYCQMAGITKDVTPHTLRHTFATHLLENGADLRVVQEILGHSDISTTQIYTNLSQKHILQVYAKTHPRT, from the coding sequence ATGACCAAAATGAGTAAATTGCAGGAACAGATTGAAGATTATTTGCGTTATAGTCAAATTGAACGTGGTCTAAGTGCCAATACGATTACAGCCTACCGCCAAGATTTAACGGAATTTCTTGCTTTTTTAACGCAAGAAAATTTTACGTCTTGGCCAACTAAGGCATTAGATATTGATGCTTTTTTGGCCCAGCAGCGCGACTTGAACAAGGCGACTAGTTCGATTAGCCGGATGATCTCAAGTTTGCGCAAGTTCTACCAGTGGTTAGCACGGCAAAACATTCAGAAATTAAATCCCATGCTGGAAATTGACCCACCCAAAAAGGAGCAGCGGTTGCCGGTAGCTTTGACAGTTGATGAAGTTGAAAGTTTGCTGGCACAACCTGATGTTCACCAAAAGTTGGGTTTACGTGACCGAGCTTTACTTGAGACGCTATATGCGACAGGAATTCGGGTCAGTGAGTTAATTAATTTGAAATTTGATGATTTGCATGAAGAATTAAAACTGCTGAAGGTTTTGGGTAAAGGCTCTAAGGAGCGGTTAATTCCGATTAGTACAGTTGCGATTTCGTGGATTGAAAGTTATCAGACTAAGGTTCGTGAACCACTACTCCTAAAAACCGGGAAGGCTAACGATTATATTTTTCTTAATAATCGCGGCGGTTCATTAACTCGCCAAGCTGTTTGGCAGATTATTAAACGTTATTGCCAGATGGCGGGAATAACTAAAGATGTGACACCACATACTTTGCGACATACTTTTGCGACGCATTTATTGGAAAATGGTGCTGATTTGCGGGTTGTACAGGAAATTTTGGGTCATTCTGATATCAGCACCACCCAAATTTATACTAATTTATCGCAAAAGCATATTTTACAAGTCTATGCCAAAACGCATCCACGAACTTAG
- a CDS encoding DNA polymerase III subunit alpha: MKIAALQNISTFTLLESPTKVKDLLQTAKAQGYEAVALTDINFTYGLVNFYELAQKVGIKPLLGMQLRLNGLIDSAHQYDLIALAKSDAGYRNLLRLSSAINLLTENGTNQKILTLTELKKYLGELVLIVPANTNSELVHLQEEQEQLGTEFIRQLLKLVPQSSSLYLGVYAAHHQENYLAYVQALARQFTLSLVSVEDTRYLKPNDQFLRKTLQAIKSGTVLQDTEALAKQKGSHFLASTQELSNRYHEMDLDEALANTWQIAQECNAKVVFRTPVLPQYKQQQFSTSKEYLNYLAQKGLQERFLNRQVPNDYQKQLNYELGVIDQMGFNDYFLIVWDVINYCHRSGITTGPGRGSACGSLVSYSLRITEVDPIEYHLLFERFLNPARHEMPDIDLDIPDNRRDDVIKYMFQKYGMDHAAQILTFGTLAAKQSLRDTGRVFGLSEAELNKWSSSVPFAKGKITLQEAYQQSTKMRLLVEASPKNKLLFQTASGLEGLPRHYSIHAAGLVISDKSIAGISGLQTGQLGIPVTQQTKKYVEALGLLKIDFLGLRNLTILGDTLELIARQGKKIDPNQIPLDDFQTMRAFQEGNTDLVFQFESGGIRQVLRELHPDNFEDLVAVNALYRPGPMQNIQTFIARKKGKQKVTYPDPTLKTILAPTYGILVYQEQVMQTAQVLAGFSLGEADILRRAMSKKKQDVIEQERTKFIAGAVKKGHAKEVAERVYNYIEQFANYGFNRSHAVAYTKIAFWLAYLKVHYPAEFYAAMLNSNSGSRLKLSDYVMRAQETGTKILPPDINHSSLDYQVINDKILVSLKAVKGVRLDLLTEVIQLRKQKPFTSLDDFLRRIDVKFIKVKVIQALIQAGCFDHLYHNRKELLANSQEIIENVQLTGQNLALSESLGGVPMKEIPEATKGELAEMENEVLGFSTMTSPLVAAQKYAEQFNARSLSDFAINDTGIAVGKLMTLKLIRTKKGSTMAFASFADSTSRQEIVIFPNIYEKVQDNLKEGNVYLLGIRIQNDRYDSSKKQYILTNLKTINFKG, translated from the coding sequence ATGAAAATCGCCGCATTACAAAATATTAGCACGTTTACGCTGCTGGAAAGTCCCACTAAAGTTAAAGATTTACTGCAAACGGCAAAAGCTCAGGGCTATGAGGCTGTTGCACTAACCGATATTAATTTTACTTACGGGTTGGTTAATTTTTATGAATTAGCCCAAAAAGTCGGGATTAAACCGTTACTGGGAATGCAACTGCGGCTTAATGGCCTAATTGACAGTGCCCATCAATATGATCTAATTGCGCTGGCAAAGTCAGACGCTGGTTATCGTAATCTTTTGCGGTTATCGAGTGCAATTAACTTGTTAACGGAAAACGGGACTAACCAAAAGATACTGACGTTAACTGAATTAAAAAAATATTTAGGTGAATTGGTCTTGATTGTACCTGCTAATACAAATAGTGAGCTGGTCCACTTACAAGAAGAGCAGGAGCAGTTAGGGACTGAGTTTATCCGGCAGCTGCTCAAATTAGTGCCGCAATCTAGTTCATTATATTTAGGTGTATATGCCGCACACCATCAAGAAAATTATTTGGCTTATGTTCAAGCTTTGGCAAGGCAATTCACACTATCCTTAGTCAGTGTAGAAGATACACGTTATCTAAAGCCTAATGACCAGTTCTTGCGTAAGACATTGCAGGCAATTAAATCAGGAACGGTTTTGCAGGATACCGAAGCGCTGGCTAAGCAGAAGGGGTCGCATTTTTTAGCATCAACGCAAGAACTGAGTAATCGCTATCATGAAATGGATTTGGATGAAGCGCTGGCTAACACTTGGCAGATTGCCCAGGAATGCAATGCCAAGGTGGTTTTTCGCACGCCGGTTTTGCCGCAATATAAGCAGCAGCAGTTCTCAACTTCAAAGGAATATCTAAATTATTTAGCCCAAAAAGGATTACAGGAACGGTTCTTAAATCGCCAAGTTCCGAATGATTATCAAAAGCAATTAAATTACGAATTAGGGGTCATTGACCAGATGGGCTTCAATGATTATTTCTTAATTGTCTGGGATGTAATTAATTATTGCCATCGATCAGGAATTACCACTGGTCCAGGTCGAGGGTCAGCTTGTGGGTCGCTAGTATCTTATTCCTTGCGGATTACAGAAGTTGATCCTATTGAATATCATTTATTATTCGAACGTTTTTTAAATCCAGCAAGGCACGAAATGCCGGATATTGACTTGGATATTCCAGATAATCGCCGTGATGATGTGATTAAGTACATGTTTCAAAAGTATGGCATGGATCATGCGGCGCAGATTCTGACCTTTGGGACACTGGCTGCTAAGCAATCATTGCGCGATACGGGCCGCGTGTTTGGTTTAAGTGAAGCCGAATTAAATAAGTGGTCGAGTAGTGTGCCTTTTGCCAAGGGCAAGATTACACTGCAGGAAGCTTACCAGCAATCAACGAAGATGCGGCTGTTAGTTGAGGCTAGCCCTAAAAATAAATTGCTGTTTCAAACGGCTAGTGGCTTAGAAGGTCTGCCGCGGCACTATTCAATCCATGCCGCCGGACTAGTAATTAGCGATAAATCAATTGCGGGGATTTCTGGCCTGCAGACAGGTCAATTGGGGATTCCTGTTACCCAGCAGACTAAAAAATATGTAGAAGCACTGGGTTTATTAAAAATTGACTTTTTGGGCTTGCGTAATTTAACCATTCTGGGTGATACTCTCGAGTTAATTGCACGTCAGGGTAAAAAAATTGATCCTAACCAAATTCCGTTGGATGATTTTCAGACAATGAGAGCCTTCCAAGAGGGGAACACCGACCTAGTCTTTCAATTTGAATCAGGTGGAATTAGGCAGGTATTGCGAGAATTGCATCCAGATAATTTTGAAGATTTGGTAGCTGTTAATGCACTCTATCGTCCGGGTCCAATGCAAAATATCCAAACTTTTATTGCCCGCAAAAAGGGGAAGCAAAAGGTTACTTATCCTGATCCAACACTGAAAACGATTTTGGCACCAACTTACGGTATCTTGGTCTACCAGGAGCAAGTTATGCAGACGGCACAAGTTCTGGCTGGCTTTTCGTTAGGCGAAGCCGATATTTTGCGGCGGGCAATGTCTAAAAAGAAGCAGGATGTCATTGAGCAGGAGCGGACGAAGTTCATTGCTGGCGCGGTTAAAAAAGGTCATGCCAAAGAAGTGGCCGAGCGCGTTTATAATTATATTGAACAGTTTGCCAATTACGGCTTTAACCGGTCACACGCGGTAGCTTATACGAAGATTGCCTTTTGGCTGGCTTATTTGAAAGTACATTATCCAGCTGAGTTTTATGCGGCAATGCTTAATTCCAATAGCGGCAGCCGTCTGAAACTAAGTGACTACGTGATGCGTGCCCAAGAAACCGGTACTAAGATTTTGCCGCCTGATATTAATCATAGCAGCTTAGATTATCAGGTAATTAATGACAAAATTCTGGTTAGTTTAAAGGCAGTTAAGGGTGTGCGGTTAGATTTACTAACAGAAGTTATTCAGCTTAGGAAACAGAAGCCATTTACGTCGCTTGATGATTTTTTGCGCCGAATTGATGTTAAGTTCATTAAGGTTAAGGTTATTCAGGCGTTAATTCAGGCTGGTTGCTTTGACCATTTGTATCACAACCGCAAGGAGTTATTGGCAAACAGTCAGGAAATTATTGAAAATGTTCAATTAACGGGACAGAATTTGGCACTTTCCGAAAGTTTAGGCGGGGTGCCAATGAAGGAAATTCCTGAAGCTACCAAAGGGGAACTAGCAGAAATGGAGAATGAGGTGCTCGGCTTCTCAACAATGACCTCGCCGTTAGTTGCCGCACAAAAATATGCCGAACAGTTCAATGCTCGATCACTAAGTGACTTTGCGATTAATGATACGGGGATTGCTGTTGGTAAATTAATGACCCTCAAGTTAATTAGAACGAAAAAAGGCAGCACGATGGCTTTTGCCAGTTTTGCGGATTCAACCAGTCGGCAGGAAATTGTGATTTTCCCTAATATTTATGAAAAAGTGCAAGATAATCTCAAGGAAGGCAATGTTTATTTGCTCGGGATTAGAATTCAAAACGACCGCTATGATTCAAGTAAAAAACAGTATATTTTAACCAATTTAAAGACGATTAATTTTAAAGGCTAA
- a CDS encoding segregation/condensation protein A — MMSDNLTLELPNFEGPLDLLLHLIKSQKIDIYDIPIAQITSQYLAYLQQMQQLNLQIAGEYFVMSSTLLRIKSQSLLPQNDFIADEPEDDPRDELVQQLVQYSVFKKISAYFKKRNEMVPITAAKEESIPQTKKVQPLPSGQITATELTNTFIAVLQRLKIRQPDIASVEVKETPITEMINFLQEKTAGRKKVSFFACSDQMRNLSDIIGLFLALLELCKKQKIKVSQARAYGDLELEGIDIDAK; from the coding sequence ATCATGAGTGATAATTTAACTTTAGAACTGCCTAACTTTGAAGGACCGCTGGATTTACTGCTGCACTTGATTAAGTCGCAAAAAATTGATATTTATGATATCCCGATTGCCCAAATTACAAGTCAATATTTAGCTTATTTGCAGCAAATGCAGCAATTGAACTTGCAAATTGCCGGCGAGTATTTTGTAATGTCATCAACGCTCTTACGAATTAAGTCACAATCATTGTTGCCTCAGAATGATTTTATCGCAGATGAGCCTGAAGACGATCCAAGGGATGAGTTAGTTCAACAATTGGTGCAATATTCAGTCTTTAAAAAGATATCGGCATATTTTAAGAAGCGCAACGAAATGGTGCCAATTACTGCGGCTAAGGAAGAAAGTATTCCGCAAACTAAGAAGGTTCAGCCACTGCCAAGTGGTCAGATTACGGCAACGGAATTGACGAATACTTTTATTGCTGTATTGCAGCGGCTGAAAATTAGGCAGCCCGATATTGCATCAGTAGAAGTAAAAGAAACGCCAATTACAGAAATGATTAATTTTTTGCAGGAAAAAACTGCCGGCCGCAAAAAGGTCAGTTTTTTTGCGTGCAGTGACCAAATGCGTAATTTGTCAGATATAATTGGTCTATTCTTGGCACTATTGGAGTTATGCAAAAAACAAAAAATCAAGGTCAGCCAGGCGCGAGCATATGGCGATTTAGAATTAGAGGGAATTGATATCGATGCCAAGTAA
- a CDS encoding S1-like domain-containing RNA-binding protein, with the protein MLGTIETGKVIDQNEDAYYVQIDGITYELKRKEITQEEKPKIGDEVRGFLYDDKQHNREMTQFLPFAQKDQYGWGKVTEVKYNLGVFVDIGLPDKDVVLSVDDLPFDKDRWPRKDDQLLVHLVTDEKDRVWAKLADENIFEQLSAHFPNDMENKNIFGTVYASRELGAFVITKEYYLGFVHSSQMARPLRLGEQFKGRVVGISQYGRLNLSSLPRAFEEIDDDAQMVLMSLRRMKTKTLPFYDKSDAQEIKNYFGISKSAFKRALGHLLKGRYITEDKVSGTISLVNDPNDDQNE; encoded by the coding sequence ATGTTAGGCACGATTGAAACAGGTAAAGTAATTGATCAAAATGAAGACGCGTATTACGTGCAAATTGACGGCATTACTTATGAATTAAAGCGTAAGGAAATTACCCAAGAGGAAAAACCAAAGATTGGTGATGAAGTTCGCGGCTTTTTGTATGATGATAAGCAGCACAATCGTGAAATGACACAGTTTTTACCATTTGCGCAGAAAGACCAGTATGGTTGGGGCAAGGTTACTGAGGTCAAGTATAACCTAGGCGTTTTTGTCGATATTGGTTTGCCGGATAAAGATGTCGTTTTGTCGGTTGATGACCTTCCTTTTGATAAGGATCGCTGGCCTCGCAAAGACGATCAGCTGTTAGTTCATTTGGTAACTGACGAGAAAGACCGTGTTTGGGCCAAATTAGCTGATGAAAATATTTTTGAGCAATTATCAGCACATTTTCCTAATGATATGGAAAATAAAAATATCTTTGGTACGGTTTATGCTAGTCGGGAATTAGGTGCCTTTGTAATTACTAAGGAATATTACCTAGGTTTTGTCCATTCATCACAGATGGCGCGGCCATTGCGGTTAGGTGAACAATTTAAGGGGCGTGTTGTTGGCATTAGTCAGTATGGCCGGCTTAATTTGAGTAGTTTACCGCGGGCTTTTGAAGAAATTGACGATGATGCCCAGATGGTCTTGATGAGTTTGCGCCGAATGAAGACGAAAACCTTACCGTTTTACGATAAGTCCGATGCCCAAGAGATCAAGAATTACTTTGGCATCTCTAAGTCTGCTTTTAAACGTGCTTTGGGCCACCTGTTAAAGGGAAGATACATTACTGAAGACAAGGTTAGTGGAACAATCAGCCTAGTCAACGATCCAAATGATGACCAAAATGAGTAA